From Schistocerca americana isolate TAMUIC-IGC-003095 chromosome 11, iqSchAmer2.1, whole genome shotgun sequence, the proteins below share one genomic window:
- the LOC124553707 gene encoding uncharacterized protein LOC124553707: MASGGTAPGTKRAARIYDLPDEILLEIFSYLSPDDMARSTQVCVKWHGILKQEEQLWRRKVWSSNSVDAMQEFLAAGSGIPRLRTLRLLYDSEYRIRVAWPEVTLHLCVATPFLLEPYLRSFDTESLVVSGEPDHSGE, from the exons ATGGCATCAG GCGGCACGGCACCGGGAACGAAAAGAGCTGCCAGAATTTACGACCTGCCGGACGAGATCTTACTGGAAATCTTTTCTTACCTGTCGCCGGACGACATGGCGCGGAGCACGCAGGTGTGCGTGAAGTGGCACGGCATACTGAAACAGGAGGAGCAGCTGTGGAGGCGTAAGGTGTGGAGTAGCAACAGCGTGGACGCGATGCAAGAGTTCCTGGCGGCCGGCAGCGGCATTCCCCGCCTGCGGACCCTCCGGCTGCTCTACGACAGCGAATACAGGATCCGGGTCGCCTGGCCAGAAGTGACGCTCCACCTCTGTGTTGCCACTCCCTTCCTGCTGGAGCCTTACTTGCGTTCCTTCGACACCGAAAGTCTGGTGGTGAGTGGCGAGCCGGATCACAGCGGAGAGTAG